AAGGTTTTAAAACAAGCAGGTGCCATTTGTATAGGAAAAACAAATCTAGACCAATTTGCAACTGGCTTAGTAGGAATTAGAACTCCTTATGGAGCACCTAAAAATGCCCTTGATGAAAAAATTATTCCAGGTGGTTCTAGTTGTGGTTCTGCTGTTGCTGTTTCTCACCAACTATTTAGCTTCTCCCTTGGAACTGATACAGCAGGTTCAGGAAGAATCCCAGCAGCACTTAATAATCTAGTTGGACTAAAACCTACTTTAGGGGCTTTTTCAAAAAGAGGTGTTGTACCTGCTTGTCTTACAGTTGATACTGTTTCAGTTTTTGCTTTAAATATTGAAGATGCTTATGATATTTTTGAAATTGCTAGTAAGCATGATGAAAAAGATCCTTACTCTAAAAAAAGACCTAAAAATAAATATAAAGATACACAAAATGTAGTTGTTGCTATTCCAAATAGCAAATCACAAATCTTTATTGATGATGAAATTCAAAGAAAATCATACCAAGAGACAATTTCTCTTATAAAGGAAAAAGGCTTTAAAACTATAGAAATAGATTTAAAACCTTTTTTTGAAGTTGCTCAATTATTATATGAAGGTACTTGGTTAGCTGAAAGATATACAGTAATTGGGGATATGATAAAAAATCAACCAGCTGATATTTTAGATATTACTAGAACACTAATTCAAAAAGCAGAAACCTTTTCTGCAAGTGATGTTTATAGAGATATTTATAGATTTAATGAACTTAAAAAAGAGATTGAACCAGTATTAGAACAATTTGATATCTTATGTTTACCTTCAATGCCAAGGGTTGCAAGTGTAAAAGAGATAGAAGATGACCCAATAAAAGCAAACTCTAGACTTGGTATTTATACAAACTTTGTAAATCTATTAGACCTAAGTGCCATAGCAATTCCAGTAAATAAAAGAGAAGATGGTTTTGCAGGAGGAGTTACTATCATAGCAAATGCCTTTGAAGAACTAAAGCTTGCTAAATTTGCAAAATATATCCAAAAAGATATGAGTTTGACTTATGGAAATAGTGATGTTGAAGTAAAGCTAAGTGATGATGATACTTTTGGCGTAAGTTATGATGAGATAGAAGTAGCTGTTGTGGGAGCACATCTTAGAGGAATGCCACTAAATAAAGACCTAATTAAATTAAATGCAAGATTTTTATACGAGGCAAAAACGACTCCAAATTACAAACTTTTTAAACTTCAAGGAGAGGAAATACTAAAACCGGGACTTATTCAAGATGAGAATGGAGTTTCAATTGACTTAGAAGTTTGGGCAATGCCAATTGAAAATTTAGGAGAATTTGAAAGAACTATTCCAAAACCATTATGCATTGGTTCAATTGAATTAGAAAATAAAAAAACTGTAAAAGGTTTTTTATGTGAACCAAGTGGATTAATTGGTGCTGTTGATATTTCAAATTTTGGTGGCTGGAAAGCTTTTTTAAATTCAAAAAAAAATTAAATTAAAGGATAAAAAATGCAAAGAAGAGATTTTATGAAAATAGCAGGGGCTGCTTCAATACTGCCTTTTTTAAGATATTTACCAACCCAAGCGAATGCAGCAACAGGAAGCAATGATGTTTTAGTAGTTGTAAGTGGAAACAATATTAATAGTTTAGATTTACATAGAAAAGGTACAAATAGACCTAGTTATCAAGTTACAGTAAATATTTATGACAGACTTGTAAAATTTGGAGTTAAAACTCTTCCTGATGGTTCAATGTCATATGATTCTACAAAAATAGAACCAGAAGTTGCCCAATCATGGGAGTTTTCAGATGATAAAAAATCAATTACTTTTAAACTCAATCCAAAAGCGAAATTTTGGGATGGTACACCAGTTACTGCACATGATGTAAAATGGTCTTTTGATAGAGCTGTTACTTTAGGTGGTTTCCCAACGGTACAGATGAAAGCTGGTTCTATGTCAGATCCAAAACAGTTTGTGGTTGTAGATGATATCACATTTAGAATTGATTTACCATTTCCTTCTAAATTAACACTTCCTGATTTAGCTGTTCCAATTCCTTTTATTATCAACTCAAAAGTAGCTAAAGCAAATGCTACTGCAAATGACCCTTGGGCTACGGAATATTTACATAAAACGCCTGCTGGTTCAGGACCATATAAAATTCTAAGATGGGATCCGGGTCAACAATTTGTTTACCAAAGAAATGAAGATTATGCAATAGCTCCAAAACCTGCAATAAAAAGAGTAATAGTAAGAGAAGTACCATCAGCTTCTACAAGAAGAGCATTATTAGAGAGAAAAGATGCAGACCTATATACAAATGTTCCTCCAAAAGATGTAAAAGAGTTCAAAGAAGAGGGCAAAATAAAAGTTTCTGGTGCTCCTATTGATAACTGTATACATGTTTTAGGATTAAATGTAAAATATAAACCTTTTGATAATAAAAAAGTTAGACAAGCTATTGCTTATGCTATTCCTTATGAAGAGATTTTATCATCAGCAGCTTATGGAAGAGGAAAACCTATGTTTGGAGCAAGTAATAAAACTCCATCAAATATTGTATGGCCTCAACCATCTCCTTATAATACAAATATAGAAAAAGCTAAAAAACTATTAGAAGAAGCTGGATTTAAAGATGGGTTTGAAACAACACTTTCATATAATTTAGGTCTTGCATCATGGCAAGAACCAACAGCACTTCTAATCCAAGAAGGATTGAAAAAAATAGGTATAAAAGCTAAGTTAGACAAAATTCCAGGGGCAAATTGGAGAACAGCGGCACTTGTTGAAAAAAGACTTCCTATGCACTTAGAAAACTTTGGAGGATGGTTGAATTATCCTGATTATTATTTCTTCTGGGCTTATAAATATGGTCACTTATTTAATTCATCAAATTATAAAAATGAAAAAATTGAGAAACTAACAGATGAAACACTTCATATGGAAATAGATAATCCAAAATATGAAAATATGATTAAAGAGATGATTGAAATAGTTTATGATGATGTTCCTAGAATTCCATTATATCAACCATATCTAGACGCAGCAATGCAAAAAAATATAAATGGCTATGTTTCATGGTTCCATAGACAACTTGATTGTACAACCATTACAAAATCATGAAAAATAAAGTAACACAAATACTAAATAGATTGTTTCAATCAATCCCTTCAATTATAGGTATTGTCATAATCTCTTTTTTATTGACACGTGCACTTCCAGGTGACCCAGCAGTTTATTTTGCTGGGGCTATGGCAGATAAAGAATCTATTGAACAAGTACGGATTTCTTTGGGTTTAGATAAAGGCATTGTTGAACAATTTTTTATCTATGTACAAAATCTTTCTCATGGCAATTTAGGTATGTCTTTAAATACTGGTCTTCCCGTTTTAAAAGAGTTAACTACTAGACTTCCAGCCTCTTTAGAATTGACTTTTTTAGGGCTTAGTTTTGCATTAATAATCGCAATTCCTTTGGGTATTTTATCAGCTACGAAACCTGGAACTTGGATTGACCATTTAACTAGAGTATTAGTTACTATGGGAGTATCTTTGCCTACGTTTTTTACGGGACTTTTTTTGATATATATTTTTTATTATCTTTTAGGTATTGCTCCTTCTCCCATTGGACGATTAGAGATTATGTATTTATCCCCTCCCCATGTAACAGGATTTTATACTATTGATTCTTTACTTGCAAATGATATGGAAACATTTTGGGCAAGTGTAAGACAGCTAATGTTACCTGCAATTACACTAGGAATATTTGCTCTAGCACCAATTGCTAGGATGACAAGATCTTCCATGTTAAATGCTTTGTCAAGTGATTTTATAAGAACTGCAAGAGCAAATGGTCTGCCAAGAAGTAAGATATTAATAACTTATGCCCTTAGAAACTCTTTATTATCAATACTTACAACCCTAGGAATGGTTTTTTCATTTCTTTTAGGTGCAAATGTATTGGTTGAAAAAGTATTTTCTTGGCCTGGGATTGGTTCTTTTGCTATTGAAGCACTTGTGGCTTCTGATTATGCAGCGGTTCAAGGTTTTGTACTTACTATGGCATTACTTTTTGTTGTGGTAAATTTAACTATTGACATAATTTTAACTCTTATTGACCCACGTGTCTCTATAGATAATTAGGAAAAAATATGAAACAATTTTTTACACATTTTAAATATATTTTAAAAGATAATTTAATTACTGCATTTTCATTTTTCATGTTTTTTGCCTTTGTATTTTTGGCTATATTTGGTTCATTCATTGCACCTTATGATCCACTTTTGACAAATGCACATGCAGTTTTATCTCCTCCTACTTGGGAGCATCTATTTGGAACTGATAACTTAGGAAGAGATGTTTTAAGTAGAGTAATAGTTGCCACAAAACTTGATTTGTGGATAGCCTTTTCAGCAGTAATTTTATCATTTTTCATTGGTAGTGCTTTTGGGGCAATTGCTGGTTATTTAGGTGGTTGGGCTGATAAAATAATTGGTCGATTTTCTGATGCAATTATGGCTTTTCCACTTTTTGTTTTAGCAATGGGAATTGTGGCAACTTTAGGAAATTCTATTGAAAATATTATTTATGCAACAGCTGTTATTAATATACCTTTTTATGCAAGAGTAACAAGAGCCGAAGTTCTAATAAGAAGAGATGCAGGATATGTACAAGCTGCAAGACTTAATGGAAATTCAGATTTTAGAATCCTTGCTTTTCACATATTTCCAAACTGTATGCCCCCTATGATGATACAAATTTCTCTAAATATGGGTTGGGCAATATTAAATGCAGCAGGATTATCATTTATAGGATTAGGTGTTAGACCACCTGATGCAGAGTGGGGAATTATGGTAGCTCAAGGAGCCACATATATTGTTTCAGGAGAGTGGTGGTTAGCCTTGTTTCCAGGACTTGCACTTATGCTTGCAGTATTTTGTTTTAATCTATTAGGTGATGGATTAAGAGATTTAGTAGACCCTAAAAAAAGAACATAAGGAGATAGTATTATGTATTCATTTTTAAAAATAGATAACTTATCAATAGATTTTAAAACACGAAATGGAACTGTCCATGGACTTAAAAATGCCTCAATGAATATCCAAAAAGGTGAAGTTTTAGGAGTAATTGGAGAGAGTGGTTCTGGTAAATCAATTACAGCTTTTACAGTAATGGGATTATTAGATAGTGCAGGAAGTGTAACAAATGGAAAAATAGAGTTTGAAGGATTTACTTTAACAACTGCAAAAGAGAAGGATTTAAAAGAAATTAGAGGAAGAGAAATTTCTATGATATTTCAAAATCCAAGAGCTGCTTTAAATCCCATAAGATGCGTAGGTAAACAAATAGAAGATGTACTTATCTGCCACCATCAAGCAAGTCCACAGAATGCAAAAGAAAAAGCAATAAAAATGCTTGAAAAAGTAAAAATAGTAAATCCACAAGATAGATATTGGTCTTATCCTTTTGAACTATCAGGGGGAATGTGCCAAAGGGTTATGATAGCAATTGCAATTGCTTGTAATCCAAGACTTTTAATAGCAGATGAACCAACAACAGGACTTGATGTTACTACTCAAAAAGTAATAATGGATTTGATAAAAGAGTTAGCAAAAGAACATCATATGGCTGTTATGCTAATAACCCATGACCTTGGAATGGCAGCAATGTATTGTGATAATATTTGTGTTATGCAAAAGGGTGAGATAGTAGAAAAAAATAGTGTTTATGAACTTTTTACAAAACCAAAACACCCATATACCATAAAACTAATAGCAGCATCCCCTGGTCCAAAATCTAAACTTTCAGATTTGACTGCTATTCCTGAAGAGATGGAAGGTGAAAAGGTAGTCTCAAAAAAGCAAATACACAATGAAATAACAAAAAAAGGTGAAGTTATTTTAGAAGTTTTAAACTTGGTTAAAAAGTTTCCTCTAAGGGACAAAAGTAGCTTTTTTGCAAAGAAAAAAGAAGAGAATACCTTCACAGCAGTAAATGGAATAAGCTTTAATTTAAAAAAAGGTGAAAGTTTAGGATTAGTAGGAGAATCGGGTTGTGGTAAATCTACAACATCAAATATGATTACAAAACTTTTAGACCCAACTTCTGGTGATATAATTTTAGAAAACGAAAATATCACAGCTTACACATCTAAACAATTTGCAGCCATGAAACAAAGAAATAAAATACAAATGGTATTTCAAGATCCAACAGATAGTTTAAATCCTAGATTTAATGCTTTTGATTGTATTGCGGAGCCCCTTAGACGACTTTTGAAAATGAGAGACAGAAAAAAAATAAAAGAAAAAGTAGAAGAATTATCTTTAATGGTAGGACTTCCTATTCATTTACTTTCTAGATTCCCCCACCAACTTTCAGGTGGCCAAAAAGCAAGAGTAGGAATAGCAAGAGCAATATCAGTAAATCCAAAGATATTGATTCTAGATGAGCCAACTTCTGCTCTTGATGTATCTGTTCAAGCTGTAGTTTTACAATTATTAGATAGATTAAAAAAAGAGTTAGGTATGAGTTATATCTTTGTTTCACATGATTTAAATGTTGTAAAGCTATTATGTGAAAGGGTTATTGTGATGAATAGAGGTGAAATAGTTGAACAAGGAACTGTACATGATATTTTAGAAAATCCACAAAAAGATTATACAAAAAAACTCATTGCATCGATTCCTCATTTTGAACCAAATAAACTAAAAATGGCTTAATTTGCAAAGAAGAAGAATAGGATATAATTTCATATGAAAAATATATTGAAATACCTTACTGTACTATATGTTGAAGATGATAATGAAGTAAGAGAAAATATCACAAACACTATTTCAAATATTGTTAAAAAAGTCTATTCAGCTTCAAACGCAAAAGAGGCTTTAGAGATATATGATGATATAAAACCTGATATTATCTTCACAGATATTGATATGGAAGGTATGAATGGACTAGAACTTATCAAAGAGATAAGAGAAGAAGATAGCCAAATTCCAGTTGTAGTGCTAACAGCTTATAAAACAGAGAGCTTTCTTATGGAAGCTGTCTCTTTACATCTAGAATCTTATATCATAAAACCTATCTCTTATACCTCTTTAAAAGAGGCTTTATTTACTTGTTCTCAAAAACTACTAGAAAGAAATAGATTCGAAATAACATTCCCAAATGGCTCTAGATATAACTTACATAGCCATATATTTACAAACAATGCAAATGAAATAGAAAAACTACAAAATAAAGAGAGACTTCTTTTAGAAACGTTAATTGAGTATAAAAATGAACTTGTTTTTTATGATATTATAGAAGAAAATGTTTGGGAAGGAGACCTTCTAAATAAAGGAACACTAAAAGTATTAATTGGAAAACTTCGTCAAAAAATTGGGAAAGAGAGTATTTTAAATGAAAATGAACAGGGTTATAGGCTTTTAACTTGATAGGAAATAAATATAAACTACATGTATCTTCCATAATAATTATTGGACTATTTTTATCCATATCTATTAGTTATCTTATTAATAATATTGAAGAAAAAAATATACAAAGTAGATTTCAAAATATAGTCGATGATAAAATGAAATCTTTTTATAGGGAAATTTTAATAAATCTTGAAACTCTTTATACCCTATCAATTCTTTATAATAATGACCAAATACCAAGTAGAGAAGAATTTTCAATAGAAGCAAAAAAGATTATAAAAAGACATAGTGCTATTCATGCTTTAGAGTGGATTCCAATAGTTTCAAATGAGAAAAGAAAACTTTTTGAAAAGAACTTCTTTTTTACAGAAGAGTCAAAAAACAATAATATGGTAAAAGTTGGGAAAAAAGATGAATATTTTCCTGTATATTATGTGGAACCCTTTAAAAATAATGAAAAGGCCTTAGGCTTTGATTTATCAAGTGATGAAAATAGATATAAAACCATAAAAAAAGCTTTAGAAACAAAAAGCCCACAAGTTACTCAAGCAATAGAGTTGGTACAAAAAAAGAATAAAAAAGGTTTTTTAGCTTTTTTACCTATTTTTGATGAAAATCAAAATATCAAAAGTTTTGTTCTTGGTGTTTTTGTTATAGAAGATATATTTAAAAAATCAATTTTAGAAGAGGACAAAACCTCAAATGAAATAAATTTTAAAATATTTGATACTACTAATAATATAAATGAAGAGATTTATTCTCACAACTCTTTAAACAAAATATACAAACACCTAAAATATAAAAAAGACCTACCAGTTATTTGGTCTAGACAATGGACCTTTGAGGCAATTCCTAGTTTAAAATATATAAATGAAAGAAGAAGTTTTGTTACAGAACTAAGTCTGTTTATCGGAATTCTTTTGACAATCATAGTTTCATATAGAATCAATAAATTTTATAACTTGAAATATGAATCAATACAAGAACTTAAAAATAAAGATGAGATTTTGTATATCCAATCTCGTTATGCCACAATTGGTGAGACCCTATCAAATATCGAACATCAATGGAGAAGTCCCTTATCAAAAGTATCTTCAAATATCATATCCCTACAAAGTGAGATAGAGTTTAAAGGTATGCCATCCCAAGAAAAGCTCCAAAGTTCACTTAATAATATGCAAAATACTTTAGTGTATATGAGTAATCTTGTAGATGAATTTAAAAATTTCCATATTCAAGATAAAATCAAAACTAACTTCTTATTTGATGATACTTTAGATATCGCCCTAAAACTTTTAGAACACGATTTTACAAAATTAGAATTAAGAGTTAAAAGGGATAATAAAAAGAATCAAGTAAGAATATATGGTTATCAAAATGAGTTTTCCCAAGTACTTATTAATATCTTATCTAATTGTAGAGATGCCTTTATAGAAAGAAGAGTAAATAAGCCTTTAGTGGAAATATTTACCTATGAAAAAGATAATAAAAAGTTTATAACAATAAGAGACAATGCAGGTGGAATAGATGAAAAACATATCGAAAATATATTTGAACAATTTTTTACTACAAAACAAAGTTCAGGTATAGGATTGCACTTATGTAAAATGATTATAACTGAACATATGAATGGAAAAATAAGTGTAAAAAATGGCACCTTTTATATAAATAAAGAGAAGTGTACTGGTGCTATATTTACAATTGAGCTTCCAGTTTAGAAGTTAGGGAACAAATCTTGTATTGGCAATATGAAAGTCAATAAAAGGATTCAAAATGTTCTCTTTTCTAAAAAAATTTATAAGTAAAACCTTTGTACCAAAATCTAGAAGTATCTATATTTTTTACAAAGAGGACTCCACTTTTTAATTATTCTCTTTTTTCATATAATCATAGAGATATAAGTATTGTCTTAACTCTTTTAGAGTTTCATATTTTAAACCTTGTTCAATCCATTGTTTTATTTCAAAGGGTATTTCAAGGGGTTTTAAAAGCTCTTCTTTTTTCTCTTTTGATATTTTTTCATGCTCACTTAAAACTGAAACATGTGATAAAATAGAAGTCAAACCCAAATCTCTTATTTGTGCTATCTCTTCTACTGTTTTCCCATCTTGAATTAACTCAAAAGTCTCTAAATAGGTTTTCGTAAGTTTTTTAAGTGGAGCTTTATTTTCTAGTTTTTCACTAAACTCCTCTTTTATACTTTTACATAAAGTTAAAAAACTCTCACCATATTTTTCATATTTTACAAGACCTACTCCATTGATATCTAATATCTCTTCTTTTGTAAGGGGAAGTTTTGAAGCTAACTCTTTTAGAGTTTTATCCCCAAATATCACATATGCTGGTACTTCACTCTCTTGGGCTATCTCTCTTCTTAAAGTTCTAAATTTCTCATATAACTCTTCATCAAAACTCAGTTCCGTAACTTCTTCTTCAATCTTTTGAGCAATACCAAGTTTATCACTATCTATTAGAACTTTTTCATTTCCTTTTAGTATCTCCATACCAAGGGTACTGATTTTTAATGCTCTAAATTCACCTAAATTTAAAGCTTGTATATCTATAAGTTTATCAGCAATAGCCACCCACTCATTTTTACTTTTATCTGCTCCCAAACCATAAACACTAAGTTTATCATGTGCAAACTCCAAAAGCTTTTGATTTTTTGAACCCCTTAAAATATCTATAATATGATTTACTCCAAATCTTTGACCACTTCTATAAACAGCACTTAAAAACTTTTGAACATCTATACTCACATCAACTTGTTCAATATCACCTTTTGTACAGTTATCACACAAGGTTTTACAATCTTCACACTCATCTTCAAAATAGTTTGCGATAATTTTATGACGACAATTATTTGATACACAATATCGATACATAGCTTCTAGTTTGTCAAGTCCTGTTTGCTTATATCCTGTATCTATAGCATCTTCTATTTGTATTTTTCTTTTTACCTCATCGGATTTTGAATAAAGTAAATATACATAAGACATATCCCCATCTCGCCCTGCTCTACCTATCTCTTGGTAATAATTTTCAAGTGTTTTTGGTAAGCTTGTATGAATAACAAATCTTATATTTGATTTATCAATTCCCATACCAAAAGCAATAGTTGCCACAACAATATCTATCTTCTCATAAACAAAATCATCATAAACTTCATCTTTAACAGCTGGTGATAATCCAGCATGATAAGCCTTAGCTGTATATCCATTTTCACATAAAAATTGTGCCGTACTTTCTGCTTCTTTTCGAGTAAAAGTATAGATAATCCCACACAAGCCTTTATGTGCTTTTAGAAAACTTAATATCTGTTTTTTACCATTTGAAATTCGAGGTTCAACTTTTATATCAAGGTTATTCCTAATTGTTTTTGCCCTAAAGTGTTTTGCCCCTTGTAAGTTTAGATTTGAAGCAATATCAGCTTCCACCTTTTTAGTTGCAGTTGCAGTAAATGCAGCTATAGCAGTATCAGGAAAAAGTCTTTTTAGTTTATCAAGATTTCTATACTCAGCTCTAAACTCATGTCCCCAAGCAGATACACAGTGAGCTTCATCTATTACAAAATAGTTGATATTGATTCGTTGTAACACTCCTACAAAATCATTGGAAGTAAATCGCTCAGGTGCTACATAGATAAACTTCAACTCCCCTCGTAAAAGCTTCTGCATAGTAAAGCCATTTTCATCATTTGTTTGTGATGAGCTTATCATATCAGCTTTTATATCCAAGTCATTGAGTGCTTTTATCTGGTCTTGCATAAGAGCAATAAGTGGAGAGATTACGACTGTCGTTCCAGACATAAGAAGAGTTGGGAGTTGATAACAAAGTGATTTACCACCACCAGTTGGTAAGATGGTCAATACATCTTGTTTATTAATGATACTATCTACAACTTCCTCTTGGAAGCTTCGAAAGTGTTCATGCCCGAAAATATCTTTTAGTATTTTGTGTTTATTATTCATTTTGTGATGGTAGCATAGTTTGAATTAGGTGTATATGAATAGTAGGATATTTTTAGTTATAAGCATGTTTAATATAAAATGAAGTATTACAAAATATTTAAGGTAAATAATGACCCCAGAAGAACTTGGAAAAAAATACAGCAAAATTTCAAAAATCTATCGTGATGAAACAAAAGATTCAAAATATGGGATTGTTCAAATTCAACGAGCTATATCATACTCAGAAAAAAAAGGAATTGCTTTAGATGTTGGTTGCGGGGCAGGTGGAAGAATTATTAATGAACTAACTTCTAATAATA
This portion of the Arcobacter nitrofigilis DSM 7299 genome encodes:
- a CDS encoding CHASE domain-containing protein, whose amino-acid sequence is MIGNKYKLHVSSIIIIGLFLSISISYLINNIEEKNIQSRFQNIVDDKMKSFYREILINLETLYTLSILYNNDQIPSREEFSIEAKKIIKRHSAIHALEWIPIVSNEKRKLFEKNFFFTEESKNNNMVKVGKKDEYFPVYYVEPFKNNEKALGFDLSSDENRYKTIKKALETKSPQVTQAIELVQKKNKKGFLAFLPIFDENQNIKSFVLGVFVIEDIFKKSILEEDKTSNEINFKIFDTTNNINEEIYSHNSLNKIYKHLKYKKDLPVIWSRQWTFEAIPSLKYINERRSFVTELSLFIGILLTIIVSYRINKFYNLKYESIQELKNKDEILYIQSRYATIGETLSNIEHQWRSPLSKVSSNIISLQSEIEFKGMPSQEKLQSSLNNMQNTLVYMSNLVDEFKNFHIQDKIKTNFLFDDTLDIALKLLEHDFTKLELRVKRDNKKNQVRIYGYQNEFSQVLINILSNCRDAFIERRVNKPLVEIFTYEKDNKKFITIRDNAGGIDEKHIENIFEQFFTTKQSSGIGLHLCKMIITEHMNGKISVKNGTFYINKEKCTGAIFTIELPV
- the recQ gene encoding DNA helicase RecQ — encoded protein: MNNKHKILKDIFGHEHFRSFQEEVVDSIINKQDVLTILPTGGGKSLCYQLPTLLMSGTTVVISPLIALMQDQIKALNDLDIKADMISSSQTNDENGFTMQKLLRGELKFIYVAPERFTSNDFVGVLQRININYFVIDEAHCVSAWGHEFRAEYRNLDKLKRLFPDTAIAAFTATATKKVEADIASNLNLQGAKHFRAKTIRNNLDIKVEPRISNGKKQILSFLKAHKGLCGIIYTFTRKEAESTAQFLCENGYTAKAYHAGLSPAVKDEVYDDFVYEKIDIVVATIAFGMGIDKSNIRFVIHTSLPKTLENYYQEIGRAGRDGDMSYVYLLYSKSDEVKRKIQIEDAIDTGYKQTGLDKLEAMYRYCVSNNCRHKIIANYFEDECEDCKTLCDNCTKGDIEQVDVSIDVQKFLSAVYRSGQRFGVNHIIDILRGSKNQKLLEFAHDKLSVYGLGADKSKNEWVAIADKLIDIQALNLGEFRALKISTLGMEILKGNEKVLIDSDKLGIAQKIEEEVTELSFDEELYEKFRTLRREIAQESEVPAYVIFGDKTLKELASKLPLTKEEILDINGVGLVKYEKYGESFLTLCKSIKEEFSEKLENKAPLKKLTKTYLETFELIQDGKTVEEIAQIRDLGLTSILSHVSVLSEHEKISKEKKEELLKPLEIPFEIKQWIEQGLKYETLKELRQYLYLYDYMKKENN
- a CDS encoding ABC transporter permease, with protein sequence MKNKVTQILNRLFQSIPSIIGIVIISFLLTRALPGDPAVYFAGAMADKESIEQVRISLGLDKGIVEQFFIYVQNLSHGNLGMSLNTGLPVLKELTTRLPASLELTFLGLSFALIIAIPLGILSATKPGTWIDHLTRVLVTMGVSLPTFFTGLFLIYIFYYLLGIAPSPIGRLEIMYLSPPHVTGFYTIDSLLANDMETFWASVRQLMLPAITLGIFALAPIARMTRSSMLNALSSDFIRTARANGLPRSKILITYALRNSLLSILTTLGMVFSFLLGANVLVEKVFSWPGIGSFAIEALVASDYAAVQGFVLTMALLFVVVNLTIDIILTLIDPRVSIDN
- a CDS encoding ABC transporter permease; translated protein: MKQFFTHFKYILKDNLITAFSFFMFFAFVFLAIFGSFIAPYDPLLTNAHAVLSPPTWEHLFGTDNLGRDVLSRVIVATKLDLWIAFSAVILSFFIGSAFGAIAGYLGGWADKIIGRFSDAIMAFPLFVLAMGIVATLGNSIENIIYATAVINIPFYARVTRAEVLIRRDAGYVQAARLNGNSDFRILAFHIFPNCMPPMMIQISLNMGWAILNAAGLSFIGLGVRPPDAEWGIMVAQGATYIVSGEWWLALFPGLALMLAVFCFNLLGDGLRDLVDPKKRT
- the atzF gene encoding allophanate hydrolase — translated: MLANQLFDIKSIHDSYKKGVTPKDIVTEVYNRIKKVNDDGIFIHLQAIEDIFAQISSLEEMNLSEKPLWGIPFTVKDNIDVEGIPTTAACPAYEYIAKEDAFIVKVLKQAGAICIGKTNLDQFATGLVGIRTPYGAPKNALDEKIIPGGSSCGSAVAVSHQLFSFSLGTDTAGSGRIPAALNNLVGLKPTLGAFSKRGVVPACLTVDTVSVFALNIEDAYDIFEIASKHDEKDPYSKKRPKNKYKDTQNVVVAIPNSKSQIFIDDEIQRKSYQETISLIKEKGFKTIEIDLKPFFEVAQLLYEGTWLAERYTVIGDMIKNQPADILDITRTLIQKAETFSASDVYRDIYRFNELKKEIEPVLEQFDILCLPSMPRVASVKEIEDDPIKANSRLGIYTNFVNLLDLSAIAIPVNKREDGFAGGVTIIANAFEELKLAKFAKYIQKDMSLTYGNSDVEVKLSDDDTFGVSYDEIEVAVVGAHLRGMPLNKDLIKLNARFLYEAKTTPNYKLFKLQGEEILKPGLIQDENGVSIDLEVWAMPIENLGEFERTIPKPLCIGSIELENKKTVKGFLCEPSGLIGAVDISNFGGWKAFLNSKKN
- a CDS encoding response regulator transcription factor — protein: MKNILKYLTVLYVEDDNEVRENITNTISNIVKKVYSASNAKEALEIYDDIKPDIIFTDIDMEGMNGLELIKEIREEDSQIPVVVLTAYKTESFLMEAVSLHLESYIIKPISYTSLKEALFTCSQKLLERNRFEITFPNGSRYNLHSHIFTNNANEIEKLQNKERLLLETLIEYKNELVFYDIIEENVWEGDLLNKGTLKVLIGKLRQKIGKESILNENEQGYRLLT
- a CDS encoding ABC transporter substrate-binding protein, whose amino-acid sequence is MQRRDFMKIAGAASILPFLRYLPTQANAATGSNDVLVVVSGNNINSLDLHRKGTNRPSYQVTVNIYDRLVKFGVKTLPDGSMSYDSTKIEPEVAQSWEFSDDKKSITFKLNPKAKFWDGTPVTAHDVKWSFDRAVTLGGFPTVQMKAGSMSDPKQFVVVDDITFRIDLPFPSKLTLPDLAVPIPFIINSKVAKANATANDPWATEYLHKTPAGSGPYKILRWDPGQQFVYQRNEDYAIAPKPAIKRVIVREVPSASTRRALLERKDADLYTNVPPKDVKEFKEEGKIKVSGAPIDNCIHVLGLNVKYKPFDNKKVRQAIAYAIPYEEILSSAAYGRGKPMFGASNKTPSNIVWPQPSPYNTNIEKAKKLLEEAGFKDGFETTLSYNLGLASWQEPTALLIQEGLKKIGIKAKLDKIPGANWRTAALVEKRLPMHLENFGGWLNYPDYYFFWAYKYGHLFNSSNYKNEKIEKLTDETLHMEIDNPKYENMIKEMIEIVYDDVPRIPLYQPYLDAAMQKNINGYVSWFHRQLDCTTITKS
- a CDS encoding dipeptide ABC transporter ATP-binding protein; translated protein: MYSFLKIDNLSIDFKTRNGTVHGLKNASMNIQKGEVLGVIGESGSGKSITAFTVMGLLDSAGSVTNGKIEFEGFTLTTAKEKDLKEIRGREISMIFQNPRAALNPIRCVGKQIEDVLICHHQASPQNAKEKAIKMLEKVKIVNPQDRYWSYPFELSGGMCQRVMIAIAIACNPRLLIADEPTTGLDVTTQKVIMDLIKELAKEHHMAVMLITHDLGMAAMYCDNICVMQKGEIVEKNSVYELFTKPKHPYTIKLIAASPGPKSKLSDLTAIPEEMEGEKVVSKKQIHNEITKKGEVILEVLNLVKKFPLRDKSSFFAKKKEENTFTAVNGISFNLKKGESLGLVGESGCGKSTTSNMITKLLDPTSGDIILENENITAYTSKQFAAMKQRNKIQMVFQDPTDSLNPRFNAFDCIAEPLRRLLKMRDRKKIKEKVEELSLMVGLPIHLLSRFPHQLSGGQKARVGIARAISVNPKILILDEPTSALDVSVQAVVLQLLDRLKKELGMSYIFVSHDLNVVKLLCERVIVMNRGEIVEQGTVHDILENPQKDYTKKLIASIPHFEPNKLKMA